A stretch of DNA from Natrinema halophilum:
TGACCTGGCGTGATGGGTTATTTGCACACTGGCCGGTCGATCCAGACGAACTTCGACCGCACATCCCGGGGCAAATGCACCTCGAGACGCGGGACGGCCACGCCTGGGTGAGTATCCTCCCGTTCGTACTCACGAACGTCGGGTTTCGGGGAACGCCGTCGATACTGCGGTTCGCGTTCGCCGAACTCGCCGTCAGGACCCGCGTTCGGTATCGGGGCGAACCCGGCCTCTACTTCTTCAGCATCGATATCGGAAACTCGCTGATCGCCACGACCATCGGTCAGGCCGCTCGGTTTCCCGTTTCCCGTGCCCGGACGCGAGTCAGCGCGACCGAACGCAACCACATTAGATTCTCGAGCGAGCGGACGGGTCGAGACGGTGGCATTCCAGCCACGTTCGCTGCGGCCTACCGCCCTGACGGCGAACCGTTCACTGCCGAACCGAATACGCTCGCTTACTGGCTCACCGCACGTCGACGATTCTACGCGTCGACCGATCGCGGCGTTATCGCAGTCGAGATCGCACACGAACCGTGGCCGCTCCAGCCCGCTACCGCGAGTATCGAGGAGAATACACTGTTCGATTCCAACGGGCTGCCGACGCCGACCGACGATCCGATTTTCTACTATGCAGACAAACTGTCGATGACCGTCTCGATGCCACGTCGGCCCGGTACGCCGGATTCCTCTCACGGCTAACGCTGTCCAGTTGCGCCTTCGTCTCGTGTGGCCGAATTCCGGGAAGTTCGTTCGTGTGTTTTTCCTCGCGGAAACGTCGGACAGGCACTGGTCCGGCAGAACGATGCTTTGTGAGGCACCGAATCGGCAGCCGATACAGCCAGCTGACTGCACCGCGCCGTGACGCTGTCGTCGAATCTGAGAAACGCATTCATACCGCAGTTTGCCGTCGCTGAACTCGAGTTTCGTGTGGCCGATTCGGTCCGCTGATCGGCTGGGCTCGATCTCGGACTCTCGCCGTTGTGAACGATCATCGGTCGAACCATCGTTCTACCCGTCTCCCTTTCTCCCGAATCGGCGTCGATGATACCGAAGGAACTCGCGGCATGTAATCGAGCGAGCCGCGGGGACGAAGCGGCAAATAGTCAGCTGGATACGCTGTAGCGGGCCTGCGTTCACGAGGCGGCGTTTACCAACTGACTGTACGCGTTCACCCGCTATCGGCCGGAATCGATCATTTCGAAATCGTACCCGGCCTCGTTCTCTCGAGCGGCTTCGTATACGACGTGTGCGGCCGCGACGTCCTGTATCGCGAGCCCGGTCGAGTCGAAAACAGTGATGCCGAGGTCGTCGGTCCGCCCCTCCTTCGTCCCCACGACCAGTTCGCCGATCTCCCCGTGAATGTCCGCATCCGTCAGCGTTCCCGCACTGTAGGGGACGTTGATCTCGCCAGAGTGGGTACACTGCTCGTGATCGTCGATGACGATCCGCGCCGCTGCGAGTACTTCGTCAGCCAGTTCGTGCTTGTCCTCCGCATCGGCACCGATGGCGTTGACGTGGGTGTGGTCGCCGACGTCCTCAAGGCCCACGATCGGATCCTCGACCGGCGTCACCGTCGAGAGTACGTCGCAGTGACCCGCTTCAGAAATGGAGCCGCCGCGGATATCGAATCGATCCTCGAAGGCCGCAACGAACCGCTCGACCCGCTCTTCGTCGGGATCCGAGACGACGACGGTCTCGATCGGGCGAACCTCGCTGATCGCCTCGAGTTGGGTGTAGGACTGAACGCCGGCCCCGACGAGACCGAGGCTCGACGCGTTCGCCACGGCGAGATAATCCGTGGCCACGGCGGCCGCAGCGCCGGTTCGTTTCATCGTGAGGGACGTGCCGTCCATGATCGCCAGCGGGAACGCGGTTTCGGGGTCGGAGTAGATCATCGTTCCCAGGACGGTTGGCAGGTCGTGGTCAGCGGGGTTGTCCGGGTGGACGTTGACCCACTTCAGCCCGGCGGCGTCCCACTCTCCCGTATCGAGATAGGCGGGCATCGACCGGAAGTCACCGTTGTACTGTGGAAGGTCGATATACGATTTCGCGGGCATCTGCGTCGTTCCGCGTTCGAAGGCCGCAAACGCCTCTTCGACGGCATCGATGACGGCGTCGAGTCGTGCGTATTCGTCGACGTCGTCGCTGTCCAGAAGTAGCGAGTTCATAGTGGCGAATATTGCGGGCGGCTACTTAGTTCGTCGTACATCGGCAGTGGAGGCGATTCCGGGATTGAACGGGACGACCGGAGTCGGTCCGGAACGAGCGCTGAACGGAAGCGCCGGGTGACCCACAATAGCCGTTCGAGCGGGTCCCACCGGCGGAGCGACCGCTTCAGTGATCGGCGGGCGATACCGAGTAACTGTAGGTAGCCGTCGTGTCCGCCGCCCCGCTTGCTTCGTAGGTGAAGAAGTAGCGAACGCGATCGCCGACGCTGAGACCGTCC
This window harbors:
- a CDS encoding YqjF family protein, with product MNEQRTDSSRWTFTGGSELKVPHVASMTWRDGLFAHWPVDPDELRPHIPGQMHLETRDGHAWVSILPFVLTNVGFRGTPSILRFAFAELAVRTRVRYRGEPGLYFFSIDIGNSLIATTIGQAARFPVSRARTRVSATERNHIRFSSERTGRDGGIPATFAAAYRPDGEPFTAEPNTLAYWLTARRRFYASTDRGVIAVEIAHEPWPLQPATASIEENTLFDSNGLPTPTDDPIFYYADKLSMTVSMPRRPGTPDSSHG
- a CDS encoding ornithine cyclodeaminase family protein; translated protein: MNSLLLDSDDVDEYARLDAVIDAVEEAFAAFERGTTQMPAKSYIDLPQYNGDFRSMPAYLDTGEWDAAGLKWVNVHPDNPADHDLPTVLGTMIYSDPETAFPLAIMDGTSLTMKRTGAAAAVATDYLAVANASSLGLVGAGVQSYTQLEAISEVRPIETVVVSDPDEERVERFVAAFEDRFDIRGGSISEAGHCDVLSTVTPVEDPIVGLEDVGDHTHVNAIGADAEDKHELADEVLAAARIVIDDHEQCTHSGEINVPYSAGTLTDADIHGEIGELVVGTKEGRTDDLGITVFDSTGLAIQDVAAAHVVYEAARENEAGYDFEMIDSGR